One Xyrauchen texanus isolate HMW12.3.18 chromosome 2, RBS_HiC_50CHRs, whole genome shotgun sequence genomic window carries:
- the LOC127660076 gene encoding B-cell lymphoma 6 protein-like isoform X1, translating to MEEQHAAAAHVMEVEGYIKEFTRHSNDVLLNLNELRHRDILTDATLLVGTAKLRAHCAVLIACSGFFYSLFSRRVAGACGERGFSLTLPEGLDAGSVSLLLDFMYTSRLPLTPHTVSGVLTSATYLQMEHVADTCRAFIQNSERVNTSPSLMEPTLRVPLGGRSPPVHPIVFSSPSRPTADAEDPSPDRARVPGESCASLDPDTCLKLEEPESSPSAPSTPFLNSPSHSRGHPNSPAESSSCSLSPQLKKRSEAKSTPDPKACNWKKYKYIVLNPLCATPIKEEGPEEKHQAQSHSPFVSDRMEASSMAPSDVWTGEEPNRKSLSHQYNTSQPKISFTPHHDIDRNFQLLTVSVTEDKGLCSPFLCTPLLEIANQRSHLLGQHPIKFENLSTQLSYSGNTGNTKPSCTGDKPYRCNVCGAQFNRPANLKTHSRIHSGEKPYRCDTCGARFVQVAHLRAHVLIHTGEKPYPCNTCGTRFRHLQTLKSHLRIHTGEKPYSCEKCHLHFRHKSQLRLHLRQKHGAITNTKIRYKVLADPYQPGPTLLQAC from the exons atgGAGGAACAACACGCTGCAGCCGCCCATGTGATGGAGGTAGAAGGCTACATAAAAGAGTTCACCCGCCACTCCAACGATGTAttgctgaacttaaatgaactGAGGCATCGGGACATTCTGACAGATGCCACGCTGCTAGTGGGCACTGCCAAGCTTCGTGCCCATTGCGCTGTGCTCATCGCTTGCAG TGGATTCTTCTACTCTCTTTTCTCTCGTCGTGTGGCTGGTGCTTGTGGCGAGCGAGGCTTTTCTCTTACCCTTCCAGAGGGGCTGGACGCGGGAAGCGTGTCACTGCTGCTGGACTTCATGTACACCTCCCGCCTCCCTCTCACACCCCATACTGTGTCTGGAGTACTAACCTCCGCCACCTACCTGCAGATGGAGCATGTCGCAGACACCTGCCGagcattcattcaaaacag TGAGAGAGTCAACACGAGTCCCTCCTTAATGGAGCCAACTTTGAGAGTGCCCCTTGGTGGCAGGTCGCCACCTGTGCATCCCATAGTCTTCTCCTCCCCCTCCAGGCCTACAGCTGATGCAGAAGATCCAAGCCCAGACCGGGCCAG GGTTCCAGGAGAAAGCTGTGCCTCCCTGGATCCAGACACTTGCCTAAAATTAGAAGAGCCTGAGTCCTCTCCTTCAGCTCCTTCCACCCCATTTCTAAACAGTCCTTCCCATTCCAGGGGCCATCCCAACTCACCTGCTGAGTCCAGCAGCTGCAGTCTATCTCCCCAACTAaag AAGAGATCTGAAGCTAAGTCTACTCCTGATCCAAAAGCCTGTAACTGGAAGAAGTATAAGTATATTGTCCTCAACCCTCTTTGTGCCACACCTATAAAGGAGGAGGGGCCTGAAGAGAAGCATCAAGCACAAAGCCACTCCCCTTTTGTCAGTGATAGGATGGAAGCCTCATCCATGGCACCCAGTGATGTATGGACAGGGGAGGAGCCTAATAG GAAAAGCTTGTCTCATCAATATAACACATCGCAGCCAAAAATATCTTTTACTCCCCATCATGATATTGACCGCAATTTCCAACTGTTGACCGTGTCAGTGACTGAGGACAAAG GTCTCTGCAGTCCTTTTCTTTGTACACCACTATTGGAAATAGCCAATCAGAGGAGTCATTTGTTAGGCCAACATCCAATCAAGTTTGAGAATCTCTCTACACAGCTCAGTTACTCTGGAAATACTGGCAACACAAAACCTTCCTGCACAG GAGACAAGCCTTACCGCTGTAATGTGTGTGGGGCACAGTTCAACCGGCCTGCTAATTTAAAGACCCATTCCCGCATCCATTCTGGAGAGAAGCCCTACCGCTGTGATACCTGCGGAGCCAGATTTGTCCAG GTAGCTCACTTACGTGCTCATGTTCTGATCCACACCGGGGAAAAGCCGTACCCATGTAACACCTGTGGAACTCGTTTCCGCCACCTGCAGACGCTGAAGAGTCACCTGCgtattcacactggagaaaagccttacaGC tgtGAGAAATGTCACCTGCATTTCCGTCATAAGAGCCAGCTTAGACTTCACCTAAGACAGAAACATGGAGCAATCACCAACACCAAGATCCGTTACAAGGTTCTGGCAGACCCGTACCAACCTGGGCCCACTCTACTACAAGCTTGCTGA
- the LOC127660076 gene encoding B-cell lymphoma 6 protein-like isoform X2, translated as MEEQHAAAAHVMEVEGYIKEFTRHSNDVLLNLNELRHRDILTDATLLVGTAKLRAHCAVLIACSGFFYSLFSRRVAGACGERGFSLTLPEGLDAGSVSLLLDFMYTSRLPLTPHTVSGVLTSATYLQMEHVADTCRAFIQNSERVNTSPSLMEPTLRVPLGGRSPPVHPIVFSSPSRPTADAEDPSPDRARVPGESCASLDPDTCLKLEEPESSPSAPSTPFLNSPSHSRGHPNSPAESSSCSLSPQLKRSEAKSTPDPKACNWKKYKYIVLNPLCATPIKEEGPEEKHQAQSHSPFVSDRMEASSMAPSDVWTGEEPNRKSLSHQYNTSQPKISFTPHHDIDRNFQLLTVSVTEDKGLCSPFLCTPLLEIANQRSHLLGQHPIKFENLSTQLSYSGNTGNTKPSCTGDKPYRCNVCGAQFNRPANLKTHSRIHSGEKPYRCDTCGARFVQVAHLRAHVLIHTGEKPYPCNTCGTRFRHLQTLKSHLRIHTGEKPYSCEKCHLHFRHKSQLRLHLRQKHGAITNTKIRYKVLADPYQPGPTLLQAC; from the exons atgGAGGAACAACACGCTGCAGCCGCCCATGTGATGGAGGTAGAAGGCTACATAAAAGAGTTCACCCGCCACTCCAACGATGTAttgctgaacttaaatgaactGAGGCATCGGGACATTCTGACAGATGCCACGCTGCTAGTGGGCACTGCCAAGCTTCGTGCCCATTGCGCTGTGCTCATCGCTTGCAG TGGATTCTTCTACTCTCTTTTCTCTCGTCGTGTGGCTGGTGCTTGTGGCGAGCGAGGCTTTTCTCTTACCCTTCCAGAGGGGCTGGACGCGGGAAGCGTGTCACTGCTGCTGGACTTCATGTACACCTCCCGCCTCCCTCTCACACCCCATACTGTGTCTGGAGTACTAACCTCCGCCACCTACCTGCAGATGGAGCATGTCGCAGACACCTGCCGagcattcattcaaaacag TGAGAGAGTCAACACGAGTCCCTCCTTAATGGAGCCAACTTTGAGAGTGCCCCTTGGTGGCAGGTCGCCACCTGTGCATCCCATAGTCTTCTCCTCCCCCTCCAGGCCTACAGCTGATGCAGAAGATCCAAGCCCAGACCGGGCCAG GGTTCCAGGAGAAAGCTGTGCCTCCCTGGATCCAGACACTTGCCTAAAATTAGAAGAGCCTGAGTCCTCTCCTTCAGCTCCTTCCACCCCATTTCTAAACAGTCCTTCCCATTCCAGGGGCCATCCCAACTCACCTGCTGAGTCCAGCAGCTGCAGTCTATCTCCCCAACTAaag AGATCTGAAGCTAAGTCTACTCCTGATCCAAAAGCCTGTAACTGGAAGAAGTATAAGTATATTGTCCTCAACCCTCTTTGTGCCACACCTATAAAGGAGGAGGGGCCTGAAGAGAAGCATCAAGCACAAAGCCACTCCCCTTTTGTCAGTGATAGGATGGAAGCCTCATCCATGGCACCCAGTGATGTATGGACAGGGGAGGAGCCTAATAG GAAAAGCTTGTCTCATCAATATAACACATCGCAGCCAAAAATATCTTTTACTCCCCATCATGATATTGACCGCAATTTCCAACTGTTGACCGTGTCAGTGACTGAGGACAAAG GTCTCTGCAGTCCTTTTCTTTGTACACCACTATTGGAAATAGCCAATCAGAGGAGTCATTTGTTAGGCCAACATCCAATCAAGTTTGAGAATCTCTCTACACAGCTCAGTTACTCTGGAAATACTGGCAACACAAAACCTTCCTGCACAG GAGACAAGCCTTACCGCTGTAATGTGTGTGGGGCACAGTTCAACCGGCCTGCTAATTTAAAGACCCATTCCCGCATCCATTCTGGAGAGAAGCCCTACCGCTGTGATACCTGCGGAGCCAGATTTGTCCAG GTAGCTCACTTACGTGCTCATGTTCTGATCCACACCGGGGAAAAGCCGTACCCATGTAACACCTGTGGAACTCGTTTCCGCCACCTGCAGACGCTGAAGAGTCACCTGCgtattcacactggagaaaagccttacaGC tgtGAGAAATGTCACCTGCATTTCCGTCATAAGAGCCAGCTTAGACTTCACCTAAGACAGAAACATGGAGCAATCACCAACACCAAGATCCGTTACAAGGTTCTGGCAGACCCGTACCAACCTGGGCCCACTCTACTACAAGCTTGCTGA